The genomic interval caagggtgaggccctgtctctcctaaaaatagaaaaacaagttgaggcattgtggtgggcacctgtactcacagctactcaggaggctgaggcaggaggatttcttaagctcaggagtttgagaccagcctgagcaagagtgagaccccttctctaaaaatagccaggtgttgtggctggcacctatagtcccagctacttgggaggctgaggcaaagaggatcacttaagcccaagagtttgaggttgctgtgagccatcatGTATTTGGTTCATCATTGATTGATTGTTATGTGACATATGACTGTGTAAGTACATGAACgcctatgatccattttgattttttaatatgatgTGAGATATGTGTctaagttcttttttgttttttgttttgagacagagtctcactctcttacccaggctagagtgccatatgtcagctcacaacaacctcaaactcttgggctcaagagatcctcttgcctcagcttcccaagtagctgggactacaggcatctgccagaaTGCCGCATTATTTTCAGAgaggggggggtctcactcttgctcaggctggtctcaaactcctgagctcaggcaatccactcgcctcagtttctcagaatgttaggattacaggtgtgagatagaaccctggcctcagttttttggtttgtttttacatATGACTATCTGAATCATTAGTCATGAgtcaaattaaaatcaaaataagaaacCATTACCCACAcattagaatagctaaaattatAAAGACTAACCAGAGCAAATGCTGGAGAGGATGTAAAGGAATTAAAACtgttatacactgctggtgggaatgtaaaattatACAAGTACACTAAAAAAAGGTTTGATGATTTTGATGATTCATATTCATAGTAGCTTTATTTCTATTAGCCAATTCCaacctaaaataatcaaaaggttCAGAATGTAGTTTAAAGAGAATTTATTCAGGAACAAAGTGTGAGGATGGACCACCCAGAAAAACCAACTCTAAAGGAACAGAGTCAGAGTTCTGAAATAGGAAAGTTAAGATTTTGTTTACATAGGCAGAGACAGAGGAGCTTTAGCAGGATTACAATTTTATTCATAAAGGATCGGTACATAATCAATTTGATTACAGGCTGTGTTTCTTTTCAGGATGggtacatttaactttttttttttttgtagagacagagtctcactgtaccgccctcaggtagagtgccgtggcgtcacacggctcacagcaacctctaactcttgggcttacgcgattctcttgcctcagcctccccgagcagctgggactacaggcgcgcgccacaacgcccggctatttttctgttgcagtttggccggggctgggtctgaacccgccaccctcggcatatggggccggcgcactactcactgagccacaggcgccatcctactgtttttttttaactgatggtATAATTGTCATGAGTTTTCTGTCATCTAATCGAAGCAGGATAACAAAGGGGAAATTATTCTATAACAAGGGACATAAGTTAAGAAGGCAGGAGGTTTTTGTCCCTGACACTGTTTGATTCTATCTTtgtacagaagaagaaaagtaaaaaagtgaGTTAATCTATAATCTGAGAAGGGAATTTGCAAGATCACAGTCACCTCTCTCTCAAGGCCCAAAGTGTTTTTAGGGATTGCaacagcttttaaattttatttattttcacaccCACAACTGGAAGCAACCCAAAGGGATAAAGTATATGGATAAACCAACTGTGATATAAATAGacccagcaataaaaagaattgaagagCTGATCCATGCAACAAGGCAGTGACCCTCAAAATAACTATAGTGCCTGGAACACACTAGCCAAAAATAGTACATACttaggattccatttatataacattctagaaaatgcaaactaacctataatgacagaaagcagatctgTGATTACCTAGGAAAtgcaggtgggagggagggagtagAAAGAAGCACAAAGAAACTTTTGAgggtgatggatatgttcattaTCTTAATTGTAGTAATGGGCTCATATGTGTCAAACCTTATCAAATTATATACTTTATGTGCAGCTTACTGTGTgtcaaatattgtttttaaatgagtAATTGTGCGTCATACACACAACTTTAATTCTTCAGAAATCAGTCGTgctatttgcttaaaaaaaatcaactcccATAATCCAAACAATCTAAAAATGCCTGGATTAAATAATGTTAACTTCAGGTTCTTTCCCAGCAGCACCATAGATAACATAAGGGCATAGATAGGTGTTGCGTGTGGCTCTATTTCGGGCATTAAAAGATGCCAGGCACAAGGACAGCGAGAGCTTTTAACTTTACTCACTTTTAACCTTAGAAGCACGCAAATGGCTTAATGTGTCTCACCACCCCTCCTAAAAGGGGGTACACGCATGTATTTCATTTGAATGTGTAAAGAACAAATGATGCAATAATCTAAGGTCGACCCTGAGACGCCTCTTCTGCCAGGAAAATCCCAACTACAGGTTTAAGGCACCGGGAGCTCAGGGCTGGAAAACCAATGGGAAGTGGAGGGAGAAAAGACACACAAGCCAAATCTCCGAGACCCACCTCCGCCGGGGTCACGTGCCCACGCCCGCGTTGCTCCGGCTTTCTAGTCCGGCGCGGCCCCCAGCCCCTGTGCTTTCGGTCCGGCCCCCTTGCAGTCCGCTCCGGCTCGTGAGCGCGCTTCCGCCCACCCCGTGACCCGCGATCCAGCGCCTGTGCACTCCGCGGTGCAGTCTCTGTCTGGGAGCGTCTACGGGGTTAGTGGGGGGTGCTTCTTTGTAGGTTATTCTTTGTCCCTTCCTCCTTGAGGTTGAAGGGGCGCAGGGACACCGCCGGTGTGGGCCTTCGGCTGGCTCAGCAGGAGCTGCCCTGCAGGCGTCCTTTACTGACGAACGGGGCGAGACTGGGCTTCGGCCTGCAAGGGGCGCTCGTCCCTTCCGGGCCGTCCTGTCATAACCGAGGAAGGCGAGGCGCGGGCCTGGGGAAGAACCCAGCTGTTCTCAGTCCGCACCCTCCGCACCTCGGGCTTGTTGCCTGTGCTGCCTGGAGCCGCTCAGCCCCGGTGCAACTAGTCAGGCGTGAGCGGAGAGCCTTCTCACACTGCCCACCTTTCCCTCCCCGTCCAGCCGCCGACCATGCCCGCGGGTGTGCCCCTGGGCACCTACCTGAAAATGTTCGCAGCCAGCCTCCTGTCCATGTGCGCGGGGGCCGAAGTGGTGCACAGGTATTACCGGCCCGACCTGGTGAGTGTAGAAGGGTCCCTCGGTCCCTGCCCCTGGACCACTCCATTCTCCCCCCAGCAGCAAAAGCGGTCCCAAATAAAATGAGAATCAATCTGCCGTGGGTGGGCCTCAAGGTTTCTGAAGGCATGTCATTGCATCTAGAGCCACGCATGGCCTGTGAGGTCCTAGGACTGTCTGGCCGCTGCCTCGTCCTGGCCCATGTCCTGTCATTTTCCCCTTGTTCTCTGCTTCTTTGCTGAGTCTCAAACTCATCAAACCTATTCCTAACTCaggaccattcttgtccttctctTTGGCAGTACCCCCGCCCGCAACTTGGCTTGGTTTCCTTCTTCTAAACTTCAAATCTTTGCTCAGTATCCCCCTCCAGATATGAGGGTCCATTGGCCAGCTCCCAAAGGATTCCTCCTCTGCTATTCCTTCTCAGTCCTTTGTTTCCCTAGAGCACTTGTGGCAATTTGCAATTACTGCGttgtattcatttgtttgtttattctttgtCAGTTTGCACCGCTAGAGTATAAGTTCCTGAAAGGGACTGCGTCTGTCTGGTTCACTCTTGTATCTCAAGCTCCTAGAAAAGAGCTTAGAGtgtagtagatgctcagtaagtatttgttgtGTAAGTGAGTGAATATAGGCATTCAGAGGatggagaaatttaaatttatttcagtaagTATTCATTGAATCAGGAACTGGGAATTTTAGGTGCTTTTTAGGAATTACAGTCTTGGAGAGGTGGATATGAGAAAATACGGTTCAAATACAGTAGATAGAACttccttaagttaacctaattttttttttttttttttttgagacagtctcaagctgtcatcctgggtagagtgctgtggcattataactcacagcaacctccatctcgggctcaagtgatcctcttgcctcagtttttttctatttttagtagagatagtcttgcttttgctcaggctagtctggtactcctgagctcaagcaatccacccgccttggcctctgagagtgctaggattacaggcgtgagcccctgtgcccagccaagttgacctgattttcatataGACCTACTTCTTTATGTTCACCAACTCTGTATATTGCCCggtttgctacagtcccttggCTGATTAACTTaactgaggttctactgtaattacaAGAATGTGCTGTTACGCTCTAGGTCTGAGTAGTGGTTTGGAGAACAATGTAGGGAGCTCATTCATTTCTGTTTGGACTTTGGTAACACAGAGGGTCAACTTTTGTATTTCTAATATCAGTTAATAATCACTACAATTTTGGAGGTGTTTATCCAtgttttcagataaggaaacttgAGGTTCTGAAGAGTGCAAGTGGGTTTTCAAAGTCAAATAGATTAATGAGGCGTGGATTTAAGGATAGAAGCCAATttagtgtttctgtttttttgttcctcttcataaaataagataatactcttgtaaaaaaacattcaaattgAATTCAAGTGTGTAAAAGGAGCGAAAGTTCCCCACTTACAGACCTCTTTGTCCAGTGTCCTCTGCACACGTACCTGCCATTTATTGGTTGGTGTCTATCtttccacactttttttttttttttttttgagacggagtcttactatgtcacccttggtagagtgctgtggcatcacagctcacagcaacctcaaactcttaagtgattctcttgcttcagcctcctgggtagctgggactacaggtgcccaccacaacgcctggctatttttttttttttgtagttgtcgttgtttttggcaggcctgggctgggttcaaacccaccagctctagtgtatgtggctggtgcgctaGCCATCTTTCCACGCTTTTTATAGTTGTTTAATGCTCAcatgtgcgcgcgcgcgcgcacacacacacacacagtttataGTTTATGTAGTGTTTTTCTCCATGTAAGTAGGAGTTCATATACACATTTCTCTGCAATTTGCTTGTTAATTTGGTTAACATCTATGTGAATTGTCCTTTAtgtaaattgtcttctaaccatTGCATAGTGTTTCATAATATGGatataccatatatattttttatcaacCCCATATGGACATTTAGGTGTTATGTACTTGCGGTTTTTGTACAAATAGATAAACAAGAGCTGCCGTGCCTCTCTCTTACCACTTTAGACTGCTTCTCCTGTGAGTTCTAGTGAAACATCAAAGATACCTGGGAGAGACAAAGTAGCAAGAACATTCCACAGAAATGTAGTTGCAGTCTTTAGCTTGCTCAATAATTCTCATCAGGCAGGCTTTACAAAGGAATGTTGACCTTTGATTAACCTTTCTTATTTTAACTGGGAATGTGCAAGAGCTGTTACCATCAGCTACCCATGCCTTGGAGGAGGCAGCATAAAGCCACGGTCTGTAAAGGTCCATACTGAAGGGTCTGAGGCCACCTCGGTCTGATTGGGCAGTGACATTGGGAGTGGGACACCTCTGTAGGGACTTGAAGTCCAGAATGGCTGGCTGTGTAGGATGCTGTATGCTGATGTTcaaggcatttattttctttaactatGTCTTTGGTATAGTCCTGGCAGTTGCCGTCTACTATTGTAACAACTACTACCCACTTTGTTTTTTATAACAAAGCCTGAGCACAAAGTCTTTCAGTCTGACAGCTGGAGTCCAGCGCACAGGACCATGATGACTGCCCAGGGCTGTGCTCAGTGTTATCTAAGGGAGaagtctttttttccttaattttttgttttgagacaaagtctcaagctgtcgcctgggtagagtgctgtggtgtcatagataacggcaacctccaacttttaggctcaagcgattctcttgcctcagtttttctatttttagtagagacgggggtctcgcttttgctaaggctggtctcaaactcgtgagctcaagcggTCCACCTGCTTCCActtcccagagtggtgggattacaggcgtgagccaccgtgcccagcccttaGGGAGAACCCTTAAGGGTGCTTGGTTCTAGGTGTCCAGCTCAGCTCATCAGAATAGCAGAGGAGGCGACTATCCTTCTGGTTGTTCAGGTTGAAACCCAGCACGTATCTGCAGATCCCACTGGACCAATCTGAAAAGTCCACTAAGATGCTGACCCCTTGTCACCACCTCCATTGCTACCACCCATTCAAGCCATTGTCAGTCAGCTTTCATCTCTGTTATTTTGGGAGCTCCCTGACTTGTCTGTGCCTTCCACTCCTGCTCCTCTGTGACCTATTCCCCCCAAAGCTACCATTGTTATCTTTTTAGACTTTAGTCATTTCACTCTTCTCAAAACTCCCCAATTATCTTCCCATTTCAGAGTAGAAGCCACTGGAGACTAGTATGTCCCTGCTCCCTTTTTTCTATctgcccttctcttcccttctcctctccctgaaTACTTTGTACCTGCAATCCTGACAGCCTTGCTTTTCCTGGAACACAGGAACACTCCTGCCTTAGGTCCTCTGCACTTGTGGTCCCTAGACCATCTTCCTGAAACCCTCCTAGACAGCTTCATGGCTGGcttcttcatcttccttcctgtctttgtTCAGAAGTCCTCTTCTCAGCCAATAAGCAGacaaaagatgctcagcatcatgagccatcagagaaatgcaaatcaaatttcTGTGGGATACCACTTCATACCTCCTGTGATGGCTGTAACAAAACAGATGATAAAACATGTTGTCAAGGGTGCGGGGAAGTTAGAACCCTCGtgtactgctgatgggaatgtaaaatggtatagctcctttggaaaacagtctaaCAGTTCTTCAAACAGTTAAACGTAGAGTTACCAAATGACCCAACGTGTCTGTGTCTAGGTTTACAGCCAGCAGACATGAAAACctatgttcacataaaaacttACACATGCATGTTCAGAGCAGTagtattcataatagcccaaagGTGGAAACAGTCCAATCCATTTAggtcagctgatgaatggataaatatgtATCTACATAATAAAGTATAATTCAGTGATAAAAGAAATTAGATACTGATAACATCCACAgcgtggatgaaccttgaaaacatttttgCTACATGAGCTAAGCCAGAAACAAAGGACTGCATATTATACgattctatttacatgaaatgtccagaatagacaaatctataTAGTTAGATTAATAGTTGTCTAGGGCTCATGGCAGAGACAGTTATATGGAAATGGAGTGACTGCTAGTGGGTATGGGGGCAATGCACATGTTCTTAAATTAGATGTATAACTAATTTTATCACTAATTGTGATAGACACACACTTCTGTGAATGTACCAAAAACCACTGAATTGCGCACTTTAAATAGGTGAACAGTGTGGCATGTAAATTAtctctcaataaagctattacaAAAAAAAGTCATCTTCTCGTGCCTCATCCAACCACCTTCTTTGAGGCAAGGAGTGTGTATTTCTTTGGTCACTGACTTACGCTTTGTACATAATAGacacttaatatttttgaataaatgaattaattcctAATATGTGTTTTCTATAACAGCCATATGGTAGAGAGATTATACGTGAGCACAGGAATGAATTTCCAGATGTGGAAAGTTTTATTCAAAGTTGTGAAGCCTGTAATATAAGACATTGCCAGAATGAAGAATCCTATGAATGTAAGGTTAGAAAGGATCTTAGATCAGCCACAGATTCTCACAATATTTATCACTAAGTAGCAGgcagggactttttttttaactctttgtcTTTCAGATCACACTGAATTACAATCTAAAAAAGCATTGATAGCTAtggttttttgttctttgtagaCGATACCTGAAATTCCACCAAAGCCTGGAGAACTCAAAACAGAGCTTTTGGGACTGAAAGAGAGACAACACCAACCTCAGCTTTCTCAGCAGTAGAAATGAAATTACAACTATGCCAAGATGTCTGtgaatagtattttaaatatgtgtacatatattttaaatatgtatgttaaAAAGTTGATTGAGTCAGACTGTGTGTTCTTACGCATTTCGTCCAATGCTGAATGTAAGAGGAGGTGCTCagggccgggctcagtggcttatgcctgtaatcctatgacttcatggcactataccaagggcaacaaagtgagactatctccccTCCAAAAGAGGAGGTGCTCAGtacattgaaatttttttttttttgtagagacagagtctcactgtaccgccctcgggtagagtgccgtggcgtcacacggctcacagcaacctctaactcttgggcttacgcgattctcttgcctcagcctccccgagcagctgggactacaggcgcccgccacaacgcccggctatttttttgttgcagtttggccagggctgggtctgaacccgccaccctcggcatatggggccagcgccctactcactgagccacaggcgccgcccagtacatTGAAATTTAATAATGTTTTGACCAGTATTTCTTGAAAACTGCCAAAGTGCTTGTCATCTGTTTCTTGAATGTGATTTGGAAGATACTTAGTCTTGAATATCATATGAGACACAATATTTGCAAGGGTACCCTATGGGTTGTCTTGATATAatgtaaatcaataataaaatcattttaaacctATTAACGAGTTTCATCAATTTGATTGGATGAATAATGatttcataaataatatttatgaaaaaatagtttttattccttattattaaactgttattttaaaattctagttttctgctgattttagTGTATGAACAGCAAATTGGAGAGCTTTGTTAATACACTTTGTAGACACCCATGAGGAGTCCCCATCACTTTCTAGAATGAAGGGCTCACCTTTTTTACAAAGAAAGGATCTGACCCTTAAGGGTCAGTTTGTGTGCATGGGCCACACTTCAGAAGCTCTCCTATACTTTCTTTTTACAGGTACAGAGTAAATGGTCTGGCTACTGACAGAAACATCATTTAAACCCATCTCCTATAAGACAATGACTTCATGGAGGGAAGAATTAATTTTagctattaaaatatttacttaaagtaAAAATATCATCTCTTATTTCAGTAAGTTCTTATTCTAAGTGACTTCCACCAAGatacatattttcttcttcttctttttttgagacagagttttactttgtcgtctttagtagagtgccatggtgtcacagctcacagcaatctcaaactcttgggcttaagcgattctcttgcctctgggactacaggcacctgccataatgcctggctactttttttttgttgttgcagttgtcattgttgtttacctggtccaggccaggttcgaacctgctagccttgttgtatgtggctggtgccataaccactgtgctataggtgccaagcctttcaTCCTTTTTTGAAGTTGACCTCATTGTGAAAAATacacattgtggtgggcgtgGAAATGTGCCATTCAGATTCCTTGGATGGTTTGTCACCCTAGCACTGGCAGGGCTGTCAGTGAGCAGCTTTTAGTCAGCAGCTAATGTTCCCTTGCTCAAAAGCCCACCTCCTGAAAGGGCCCATATCCAGTGACTGATCTGCTTGGCCATTATAGTGCCATGAGGGGGTGGGCCACTCTGATGGGCTCTTTAGTTCCATAACTTCCAATGGCGTTTACTGACAGTCTTCCAGGCAGCCTTGCACTTCAACTTCCGCCTCGGCTCAATTCCATTTCCTATTCTTGCATGGGTGTTGATTTAAGAGTGCTCCTTAATAAATCTCCTGTATTCTAAACTCCTTCTCATTGTTTCTTAGTGCACCAAATCTGTGGCATATATAcatcaaaaattaaaagtagtGCGAGATAATTCCTTAGTAaagattttcttaataaaaaaagagaatcatgtgagaccatcctgggcagaAGACTAAgatccccatctcttaaaaaattagccacatatggtagtgtgtgcctatagtttcagctacttggtaggttgaaacaggaggatcacttgagctcaggagttggaggttacagtgagctaatTGCTACTGCAGtgcagcccaggcaacagagtgaaggCCTTGCATTTGATGGTTCAACAGTGAGATTAGAAATTGTCCttcattgggcagcacctgtggctcagtggtagggtgcctgccccatatactgagggtggcgggttcaaacctggctctggccaaactgcaacaaaaaatatagccaggcattgtggcgggcgcctgtagtcccagctactcgggaggctgaggcaagagaattgcctaagcccaagagctggaggttgctgtgaactgtgacactacagcactctacccaaggcgacaaagtgagactctgtctcaagaaaaaagaaaaattgtcctatgggctgggcatggtggctcacctgtaatcctagccctctgggaggacaaggtgggtggatttcttgagctcatgagttggaggccagcctgagcaaaagtgagaccccgtctctacgaaaaagaaaatagaaaaactgaggcaggaggatcacttgaacccaagagtttgaggttgatgtgagctatgatgccacagcactctacccagggtgacagcttgagactgtctcaaaaaaaaaaaaaaattgtcccatGAACAAGAGTACATTTCGAAATAATATCTCAATGTgagcttggcgcttgtagctcagtggttagggtaccagccatatgtgccggggctggtgggttcaaacctgctaaatgagtgcctgctaaacaacaatcacaaaaaatttgggcgttgtggcgggcacctgtagtcccaattgggaggctgaggcaagagaagtgcttaagcccaatagttggaggttgtgagctgtgacacaagggtgacatagtgaaacgctctcaaaaaaaagcaatgtgAATCTTCACACACACACCGCAGCCTTCAACtgttgggctccagtgatcctcctgcctcagccctctgagtagctgggactacaggtaccagccactgtgcccagctcaccctttaattttcaaaacttcTTCAATCGGCATGAGTTACTTTTGTAATGGAAAGAATAAACCCAAGacataagattaaaaaaagaaaataaaatcagcaaaatATCAGGTAGTTCTAGTTATATGAAAGTACAGGCAAGACACTAATTtggggtcttttttatttttatacacatgaCAAGATTTTACACCAAGAATAGTCAGTTAAATAGTACAAATTTACATTCaagaagaatgttaaaaaaaattcaactaaaaAACCCACTTCTTCCTGTGACCCACAATCCCAACATTTTACAGTGCAGGGGAGGAAGGGACTGGGGGTAGCATCCAGAACAAGTCTCTCCCAAAAGAAATGACTTAAATTTCACATTCCCTCTTCACACAGGATCCAAATGGTTAAAGTATAATTTACAACTCATCTTTTTCAGCTGTAGATTcctgtaaaaatagaaaaaccagaagACATTAAAAGCCAGCAGAAAGAACCCTAGCTTACCAAAGGtttatgtatagaaaaaaataattacaatgggCCAGCCTGTTTCTAATATTTCAGGTGTAGGCCAGAGTATCACTTATCTGCAAAGTAAGTTAGAAACCACCAAGATCAATGGTCCTTGAACACagacataaaaaatttaaattagattctttccctctcttatccccccccaccttttttttcctctcactccctgttttctttctcatctcttccccccacTCTTTCCTCTAATACAAGCTAAACTTtcacttttatatcctaaaaaaatcCCACAAACTTCAATTACCCTTCAAGTTTTATATATAGTTAAGGCAGGAGCAAGTT from Nycticebus coucang isolate mNycCou1 chromosome 3, mNycCou1.pri, whole genome shotgun sequence carries:
- the LOC128581313 gene encoding protein BRAWNIN, whose protein sequence is MPAGVPLGTYLKMFAASLLSMCAGAEVVHRYYRPDLTIPEIPPKPGELKTELLGLKERQHQPQLSQQ